The Bicyclus anynana chromosome Z, ilBicAnyn1.1, whole genome shotgun sequence genome window below encodes:
- the LOC112053022 gene encoding sulfhydryl oxidase 1 isoform X1: protein MCSVFKIHYHSPVLFKMYWWQFIVILNCSCLFVKAAVIPDSDDVEEQGLYSKSDHVTILTNKNFDNKIYGQRNAFVIQFYNSYCGHCRAFAPKFKSLAAELDPWKNMVKLAVLDCSIEENNEICRQFEVMAYPSLRYLHENYLKGNGNVGDKFHPTDTAEKLKTQLINKMQNEQTMGRLRFAPPLNIASYSKLTDALGKTPQDVIYTFLIFENENSTVGSEIALDMNDYEHIKVTRVYDTSELADSIKVTTFPGIVAVTGNMEPTILTPKQTKQDILKSINTFLKSKNYKFPLRNIEHEESTISMHQNGAISHDSNVVYYNDLEKTLKTSLHTEITRHKILSNEPLQALIEYLNVLILAYPFRGNLKEYIVNLRDHLSSKTQWSGSEVYDLVIQLERAHAPVFSADLDYVRCKGSRAGYRGYSCGLWTLFHTLTVNAAQKPGKEGPRVLKAMHGYIKNFFGCTECAEHFQAMALRNRIFDVKDNDKAVLWLWISHNEVNLRLAGDVTEDPEHPKIQFPSVTQCPECRQDRGAWNLPAVYDYLQKIYGAINIQDARPTKSAAGSPSPLSNLDIGMLSFLLIHRLWRDSQLLI, encoded by the exons ATGTGCAGTGTTTTCAAGATCCACTATCATTCGCCGGTGTTGTTTAAAATGTACTGGTGGcagtttattgtaattttaaattgttccTGCCTCTTCGTAAAAGCAGCTGTTATTCCCGACAGTGACGACGTGGAAGAACAAGGACTTTACAGTAAGTCCGATCATGTCACTATATTGACTAATAAAAATTTCGACAATAAAATTTATGGTCAAAGAAATGCTTTCGTCATACAATTTTACAATAGTTATTGTGGCCACTGTAGAGCCTTCGCACCAAAGTTTAAAAGTTTGGCAGCTGAGCTAGACCCATGGAAAAATATGGTCAAACTGGCAGTACTTGATTGCTCTATTgaggaaaataatgaaatatgccGTCAGTTTGAAGTTATGGCTTATCCGTCACTGCGATATTTGCACGAAAACTATCTGAAGGGTAATGGTAATGTGGGTGATAAGTTTCATCCAACTGATACTGCAGAGAAGTTAAAAActcaattaataaacaaaatgcaAAATGAACAAACTATGGGGCGTTTAAGATTTGCACCACCCTTGAATATTGCGTCTTATAGTAAATTAACAGATGCCCTTGGTAAAACTCCACAAGATGTAATTTACACTTTCCTTATATTTGAGAATGAAAACTCAACCGTTGGTTCAGAGATAGCACTTGATATGAATGATTATGAGCATATTAAAGTGACAAGGGTGTATGATACCAGTGAGTTGGCTGACAGTATAAAGGTAACAACATTCCCAGGCATTGTGGCAGTGACAGGGAACATGGAACCAACAATACTGACTCCAAAACAAACAAAGCAGGACATactaaaatcaataaatacatttttaaaatccaagaactataaatttcctctaaGAAATATTGAGCATGAAGAAAGCACCATTTCAATGCATCAAAATGGTGCTATATCACATGACTCCAatgtagtatattataatgatttagAGAAAACGCTAAAGACAAGTTTACATACTGAGATCACAAGGCACAAAATATTAAGCAATGAACCGCTGCAAGCACTTATAGAGTATTTAAATGTTCTGATATTAGCATACCCATTCAGAGGAAACCTTAAAGAATATATAGTAAACTTAAGAGACCATCTTAGTAGTAAAACTCAATGGAGTGGCAGTGAGGTGTATGATTTGGTAATTCAACTAGAAAGGGCACATGCACCAGTATTTTCTGCTGATCTAGATTATGTGAGATGTAAAGGTAGTCGAGCCGGGTACCGTGGATATTCTTGTGGCCTTTGGACTTTATTTCACACACTTACAGTCAATGCTGCTCAGAAACCAGGCAAAGAAGGCCCAAGAGTTCTAAAAGCAATGCACggttatataaaaaatttcttTGGTTGTACTGAATGTGCTGAACACTTCCAAGCTATGGCTCTCAGAAATAGAATATTTGACGTAAAAGATAATGACAAAGCAGTGCTCTGGTTGTGGATTTCACACAACGAAGTCAACTTGAGACTCGCTGGTGATGTAACAGAGGACCCAGAACATCCGAAAATACAGTTCCCAAGTGTCACACAGTGTCCTGAGTGTAGGCAAGACAGAGGTGCTTGGAACTTGCCAGCAGTGTATGACTACTTGCAGAAAATCTATGGCGCCATCAATATTCAAGACGCCAGGCCAACTAAGTCTGCAGCCGGTTCACCCAGCCCACTCTCCAACCTGGACATTGGGATGTTAAGCTTCCT TCTGATTCACCGCCTGTGGAGAGACAGTCAACTGTTGATTTAG
- the LOC112053022 gene encoding sulfhydryl oxidase 1 isoform X2, with protein MCSVFKIHYHSPVLFKMYWWQFIVILNCSCLFVKAAVIPDSDDVEEQGLYSKSDHVTILTNKNFDNKIYGQRNAFVIQFYNSYCGHCRAFAPKFKSLAAELDPWKNMVKLAVLDCSIEENNEICRQFEVMAYPSLRYLHENYLKGNGNVGDKFHPTDTAEKLKTQLINKMQNEQTMGRLRFAPPLNIASYSKLTDALGKTPQDVIYTFLIFENENSTVGSEIALDMNDYEHIKVTRVYDTSELADSIKVTTFPGIVAVTGNMEPTILTPKQTKQDILKSINTFLKSKNYKFPLRNIEHEESTISMHQNGAISHDSNVVYYNDLEKTLKTSLHTEITRHKILSNEPLQALIEYLNVLILAYPFRGNLKEYIVNLRDHLSSKTQWSGSEVYDLVIQLERAHAPVFSADLDYVRCKGSRAGYRGYSCGLWTLFHTLTVNAAQKPGKEGPRVLKAMHGYIKNFFGCTECAEHFQAMALRNRIFDVKDNDKAVLWLWISHNEVNLRLAGDVTEDPEHPKIQFPSVTQCPECRQDRGAWNLPAVYDYLQKIYGAINIQDARPTKSAAGSPSPLSNLDIGMLSFLYMNA; from the exons ATGTGCAGTGTTTTCAAGATCCACTATCATTCGCCGGTGTTGTTTAAAATGTACTGGTGGcagtttattgtaattttaaattgttccTGCCTCTTCGTAAAAGCAGCTGTTATTCCCGACAGTGACGACGTGGAAGAACAAGGACTTTACAGTAAGTCCGATCATGTCACTATATTGACTAATAAAAATTTCGACAATAAAATTTATGGTCAAAGAAATGCTTTCGTCATACAATTTTACAATAGTTATTGTGGCCACTGTAGAGCCTTCGCACCAAAGTTTAAAAGTTTGGCAGCTGAGCTAGACCCATGGAAAAATATGGTCAAACTGGCAGTACTTGATTGCTCTATTgaggaaaataatgaaatatgccGTCAGTTTGAAGTTATGGCTTATCCGTCACTGCGATATTTGCACGAAAACTATCTGAAGGGTAATGGTAATGTGGGTGATAAGTTTCATCCAACTGATACTGCAGAGAAGTTAAAAActcaattaataaacaaaatgcaAAATGAACAAACTATGGGGCGTTTAAGATTTGCACCACCCTTGAATATTGCGTCTTATAGTAAATTAACAGATGCCCTTGGTAAAACTCCACAAGATGTAATTTACACTTTCCTTATATTTGAGAATGAAAACTCAACCGTTGGTTCAGAGATAGCACTTGATATGAATGATTATGAGCATATTAAAGTGACAAGGGTGTATGATACCAGTGAGTTGGCTGACAGTATAAAGGTAACAACATTCCCAGGCATTGTGGCAGTGACAGGGAACATGGAACCAACAATACTGACTCCAAAACAAACAAAGCAGGACATactaaaatcaataaatacatttttaaaatccaagaactataaatttcctctaaGAAATATTGAGCATGAAGAAAGCACCATTTCAATGCATCAAAATGGTGCTATATCACATGACTCCAatgtagtatattataatgatttagAGAAAACGCTAAAGACAAGTTTACATACTGAGATCACAAGGCACAAAATATTAAGCAATGAACCGCTGCAAGCACTTATAGAGTATTTAAATGTTCTGATATTAGCATACCCATTCAGAGGAAACCTTAAAGAATATATAGTAAACTTAAGAGACCATCTTAGTAGTAAAACTCAATGGAGTGGCAGTGAGGTGTATGATTTGGTAATTCAACTAGAAAGGGCACATGCACCAGTATTTTCTGCTGATCTAGATTATGTGAGATGTAAAGGTAGTCGAGCCGGGTACCGTGGATATTCTTGTGGCCTTTGGACTTTATTTCACACACTTACAGTCAATGCTGCTCAGAAACCAGGCAAAGAAGGCCCAAGAGTTCTAAAAGCAATGCACggttatataaaaaatttcttTGGTTGTACTGAATGTGCTGAACACTTCCAAGCTATGGCTCTCAGAAATAGAATATTTGACGTAAAAGATAATGACAAAGCAGTGCTCTGGTTGTGGATTTCACACAACGAAGTCAACTTGAGACTCGCTGGTGATGTAACAGAGGACCCAGAACATCCGAAAATACAGTTCCCAAGTGTCACACAGTGTCCTGAGTGTAGGCAAGACAGAGGTGCTTGGAACTTGCCAGCAGTGTATGACTACTTGCAGAAAATCTATGGCGCCATCAATATTCAAGACGCCAGGCCAACTAAGTCTGCAGCCGGTTCACCCAGCCCACTCTCCAACCTGGACATTGGGATGTTAAGCTTCCT gTACATGAATGCTTAA